The Paenibacillus sophorae genome has a segment encoding these proteins:
- the ftsX gene encoding permease-like cell division protein FtsX: MSFKTFLRHVREGFKNVFRNGWMSVASITSIVVSLLVLGVFILLVLNVNSLADKADSQVQITVHLTLETNQALRETLQNEIGSMPEVSKIEFVPKEQGLEELRKDLGPDGDNILEGFDKDNNPLNDAFRVEVVKATTVPFVADKIKALNDTHPEKPIYKVKYGEGAVETLFKITHTIRNVGFVFVAGLGVMSMFLISNTIRVTILARRKEIGIMKLVGATNAFIRWPFFIEGALIGLLGSLITVGVLYAGYTGLNTSMKGDPLLGWRILPFTDIWMQLSGLLVGLGVLIGVWGSTVSIRKFLKI, encoded by the coding sequence ATGAGTTTTAAAACCTTCTTGCGGCATGTGCGGGAAGGCTTCAAGAACGTATTCCGCAACGGCTGGATGTCGGTGGCCTCCATCACATCCATTGTCGTCTCCTTGCTAGTGCTGGGCGTCTTTATTTTATTGGTATTAAATGTAAATTCATTAGCAGACAAAGCGGACAGTCAAGTGCAGATCACCGTTCATTTGACGCTGGAGACGAATCAAGCGCTGCGTGAGACGCTCCAGAATGAGATCGGCAGCATGCCCGAGGTCAGCAAAATCGAGTTCGTCCCCAAAGAGCAGGGGCTGGAAGAGCTGCGCAAGGATTTGGGGCCGGATGGCGACAACATACTGGAAGGGTTTGACAAAGACAATAACCCGCTCAATGACGCTTTCCGGGTTGAAGTAGTGAAGGCGACGACCGTGCCGTTTGTGGCGGATAAGATCAAGGCCCTGAACGATACCCACCCCGAGAAACCGATCTACAAGGTGAAATATGGGGAGGGCGCTGTGGAGACTCTGTTCAAAATCACGCACACGATCCGCAACGTCGGTTTTGTTTTTGTCGCAGGGCTCGGTGTAATGTCGATGTTCTTGATTTCCAATACGATCCGGGTGACCATACTGGCCCGCCGCAAGGAGATCGGAATTATGAAGCTGGTGGGGGCAACGAATGCCTTTATCCGCTGGCCGTTTTTTATAGAGGGCGCGCTGATCGGACTGCTTGGCTCGCTTATTACCGTCGGGGTCTTATATGCCGGTTATACCGGTCTGAATACATCCATGAAGGGTGATCCGCTGCTGGGCTGGAGAATATTGCCCTTTACCGATATCTGGATGCAGCTGAGCGGTCTGCTGGTCGGACTTGGGGTGCTGATCGGCGTTTGGGGAAGCACCGTGTCCATCCGCAAGTTTTTGAAGATCTGA
- the ftsE gene encoding cell division ATP-binding protein FtsE has product MIEMQDIWKTYPNGTHALQGVSVKIDRNEFVYIVGPSGAGKSTFMKLIYREEAPTKGQISVGGFNIGKLKPRKIPYVRRNIGVVFQDFRLLPKLTAFENIAFAMEVIEAPRKQIKKRVNEVLDLVGLRSKANREPSQLSGGEQQRIAIARAIVNNPSVIVADEPTGNLDPETSWGIMQLLDEINFRGTTIVMATHNRDIVNKMRKRVLAIEHGEIVRDQLRGEYGYEF; this is encoded by the coding sequence ATGATCGAAATGCAGGATATCTGGAAGACATATCCTAATGGCACCCATGCACTTCAAGGAGTGTCGGTCAAAATCGACCGGAACGAATTCGTATATATCGTCGGCCCGTCGGGCGCGGGTAAATCGACGTTCATGAAATTGATTTATAGAGAAGAAGCGCCGACTAAGGGCCAGATTTCCGTGGGAGGTTTCAATATCGGCAAGCTGAAGCCGCGCAAAATCCCTTACGTTCGCCGAAATATCGGTGTAGTGTTCCAGGATTTCAGGCTGCTTCCGAAGTTGACGGCTTTCGAAAATATCGCGTTTGCGATGGAGGTTATCGAAGCGCCGAGAAAGCAAATCAAGAAGCGGGTGAACGAGGTGCTCGACCTGGTGGGCCTGCGTTCCAAAGCGAATCGCGAGCCTTCCCAGCTCTCCGGCGGGGAACAGCAGAGGATCGCCATCGCCCGGGCCATCGTCAACAATCCTTCGGTCATTGTGGCAGACGAACCTACGGGCAATCTGGACCCGGAGACATCGTGGGGCATTATGCAGCTGCTGGATGAAATTAATTTTCGCGGTACAACCATAGTCATGGCCACCCATAACCGGGATATCGTGAACAAAATGCGCAAACGTGTTCTGGCCATCGAGCATGGAGAGATCGTCAGAGACCAACTGAGAGGAGAATACGGATATGAGTTTTAA
- a CDS encoding VanW family protein: protein MRKTHGALIALIGLILAASLVYGGLYLYAGQRSVPKGTTLAGWSVGGMDIAEARTELDRKLQAVHAIPITLTGDGETEIRIALKEAGISYNADGFLKSLDRLTDGSLLERAKARHGFAKTWGLEAGWDSAVLKRTLSPQWERTAFGEPVNATRRITESDQIVYTPGETSRRVDWNGMDASLRAVLPGSFDRLEAVRSTGITAKLPLKIMQPDVTVESLREQGVARKIAEFSTSLGSSGPGRSYNVESAAKAVNDTLLPPGGIFDYSKAIEKAEKTTGFREAPVIVNGRLQPGVGGGICQVSSTLYNAALRTGLEIVERRSHSLPVSYLPKGQDATFSQGSINFRFRNNTGRYLLIRSAVQGRALTVKLFGTFPQNVSYEVESRTVEILPPGRRTVSDASLPSGASRTLQNGKTGYIVETYLTRKVDGKAVDRRKLSRDIYRPQQTLVAVGPGGARPAAPEPSERPLVEDGIRKNN, encoded by the coding sequence ATGAGAAAAACACATGGCGCCCTGATTGCGCTAATCGGACTAATATTAGCGGCTTCGCTAGTATACGGGGGGCTGTACTTATATGCGGGACAGCGCAGCGTGCCGAAGGGGACAACGCTTGCGGGTTGGAGTGTCGGCGGAATGGATATCGCGGAGGCGCGTACGGAACTGGACCGGAAGCTCCAAGCGGTGCATGCAATCCCGATCACACTGACGGGAGACGGGGAGACGGAGATCCGGATTGCGCTTAAGGAAGCGGGCATTTCATATAATGCGGACGGGTTTCTGAAGAGCCTGGACCGGCTGACGGACGGGAGCCTTCTGGAGAGGGCCAAGGCCCGCCACGGCTTCGCGAAGACATGGGGGCTTGAGGCGGGCTGGGACAGCGCTGTGCTGAAACGAACTTTGAGTCCTCAGTGGGAGCGGACCGCTTTCGGCGAACCTGTGAATGCCACCCGGAGAATTACGGAGAGCGACCAAATCGTCTATACACCGGGAGAAACCTCCCGCAGGGTTGACTGGAACGGCATGGATGCTTCGCTTCGGGCCGTGCTTCCGGGAAGCTTCGACCGGCTGGAGGCTGTGCGGAGCACGGGCATCACCGCTAAGCTTCCGCTTAAAATCATGCAGCCGGATGTGACGGTAGAGTCGCTTCGGGAACAGGGAGTGGCGCGCAAGATTGCCGAATTCAGCACCTCGCTGGGCTCAAGCGGACCGGGGAGAAGCTACAACGTGGAATCGGCTGCAAAGGCGGTGAATGATACGCTGCTGCCCCCAGGAGGAATATTCGATTACAGCAAAGCTATCGAAAAAGCGGAGAAGACCACCGGATTCCGCGAGGCGCCGGTCATCGTGAACGGCAGGCTTCAGCCGGGCGTCGGCGGCGGAATCTGCCAGGTATCCAGCACCCTGTACAACGCGGCGCTGCGGACGGGACTTGAAATCGTGGAGCGGCGCAGCCACTCGCTGCCGGTAAGCTATCTGCCCAAGGGCCAGGATGCTACATTCTCCCAGGGGTCGATCAATTTCCGCTTCCGCAACAACACCGGCCGCTATTTATTAATCCGATCCGCCGTGCAGGGCCGCGCGCTGACCGTCAAGCTCTTCGGCACCTTCCCGCAAAACGTATCATATGAGGTTGAGTCGCGGACTGTGGAAATCCTGCCGCCCGGCAGGCGGACGGTTTCCGATGCATCCCTGCCGTCCGGGGCTTCACGCACGCTCCAGAACGGCAAAACTGGATATATTGTGGAAACCTACCTCACCCGCAAGGTTGACGGCAAGGCCGTAGACAGAAGAAAACTGTCGCGCGACATCTACCGGCCGCAGCAAACCCTTGTCGCCGTCGGTCCTGGCGGAGCAAGACCAGCCGCGCCGGAGCCCTCCGAGCGTCCGCTGGTGGAGGACGGAATAAGAAAGAATAATTGA
- a CDS encoding alpha/beta hydrolase, with the protein MALIECRHYSETLGLSTSMTVILPQKTKTQIGMRSTARNGLHPTLYLLHGLSDDHSTWIRRTSIERYVANLGIAVVMPQVHRSFYTDMAYGGRYWTFISEELPVLARSFFPLSAEREDNFVAGLSMGGYGAIKLGLRKPESFAAAASLSGALEVAHLHINHGNAMSKQEFEMIFGTEDISGTDEDLLALIRKVDASSGPKPMLYQCCGTEDFLYEDNLRFRDAARATSLSLTYEESPGTHEWGYWDTKIQDVLAWLPLRR; encoded by the coding sequence ATGGCTTTAATCGAATGCCGTCATTATTCGGAAACACTGGGACTAAGCACGTCGATGACAGTGATTTTGCCGCAGAAGACGAAGACACAAATCGGAATGAGAAGCACTGCCCGTAACGGTCTGCATCCTACCTTGTACCTGCTGCATGGATTGTCTGATGATCACTCCACTTGGATTCGCCGCACGTCGATTGAGCGCTATGTCGCGAACCTGGGGATTGCGGTCGTTATGCCACAGGTACATCGCAGCTTTTACACGGACATGGCTTACGGAGGCCGATACTGGACCTTTATCAGTGAAGAGCTTCCGGTGCTGGCAAGGTCTTTCTTTCCACTGTCTGCGGAGCGTGAGGATAACTTCGTGGCAGGCTTGTCGATGGGAGGCTATGGGGCAATCAAGCTGGGGCTTCGCAAGCCGGAGTCTTTTGCGGCTGCTGCCAGCCTGTCCGGAGCGCTGGAAGTGGCGCATCTTCATATCAACCATGGTAACGCTATGTCCAAACAAGAATTTGAAATGATTTTTGGCACTGAGGATATCTCAGGAACGGACGAGGACCTTCTGGCCTTGATTCGCAAGGTAGACGCCTCGAGCGGACCAAAGCCGATGCTGTACCAATGCTGCGGTACGGAGGATTTTTTGTATGAGGACAATCTGCGTTTTCGTGATGCCGCCCGAGCTACCTCCCTATCCTTGACTTATGAGGAGAGCCCGGGAACACATGAATGGGGATACTGGGATACCAAAATTCAAGATGTGCTGGCCTGGCTGCCGCTGAGAAGATAA
- the argH gene encoding argininosuccinate lyase yields the protein MSKLWGGRFTKGTNKLVEEYTASIGFDKALAEEDVQGSLAHVTMLGKCGILPQEDVETIKEGLQKVLEKVRAGEVEFSVSDEDIHMNIEKQLIGEIGPVGGKLHTGRSRNDQVATDMHLYLRNRVVELTDLLHGLQEALIEQARDNVETIVPGYTHLQRAQPILFAHHLLAYVSMFRRDAERLTDSYKRINVLPLGAGALAGTTFPIDRHFVAEQLGFDGVYENSLDAVSDRDFIVEFLANASLIMAHLSRLSEELVLWSSTEFSFVELDDAFCTGSSIMPQKKNPDVPELVRGKTGRVYGNLIGLLTVLKSLPLAYNKDMQEDKEGMFDTVATLTGALQLFAPMIATMKVNKGRMREAVNTDFSNATDIADFLVGKGLPFRQAHEVIGKTVLYCINEGKFLLDLTLDEFKQFSPLFDENIYAVLQPEAVVNARNVYGGTATVQVQAAIGRAEESLLEAKKWVAEHAAKL from the coding sequence GGCAGAAGAAGATGTGCAGGGCAGCCTGGCGCATGTGACGATGCTGGGCAAATGCGGGATTTTGCCGCAGGAAGATGTGGAGACGATTAAGGAAGGGCTTCAAAAGGTGCTGGAAAAGGTTCGCGCCGGAGAGGTTGAATTTTCCGTCTCGGACGAAGATATTCATATGAACATCGAGAAGCAGCTGATCGGGGAGATTGGACCGGTCGGCGGCAAGCTGCACACGGGACGCAGCCGCAATGACCAGGTGGCGACGGACATGCATTTGTATTTGCGCAACCGGGTCGTGGAATTGACTGACCTGCTGCATGGGCTTCAGGAGGCGCTGATTGAGCAGGCCAGGGACAATGTGGAGACGATTGTGCCCGGATACACGCATCTGCAGCGGGCGCAGCCGATTCTGTTCGCGCATCATTTGCTTGCCTATGTGTCGATGTTCCGCCGGGACGCGGAGCGGCTGACGGACAGCTACAAGCGCATCAATGTACTGCCGCTGGGCGCCGGTGCGCTGGCGGGAACGACTTTTCCGATTGACCGGCATTTTGTAGCGGAACAGCTAGGTTTTGACGGCGTCTACGAGAACAGTCTGGATGCTGTCAGCGACCGCGATTTTATCGTCGAGTTCCTGGCGAACGCTTCGCTGATCATGGCGCATCTGTCGCGTCTGAGTGAAGAATTGGTGCTGTGGAGCAGCACGGAGTTCAGCTTCGTGGAGCTGGATGACGCCTTCTGCACAGGCAGCAGCATTATGCCTCAGAAGAAGAATCCCGACGTGCCGGAGCTTGTGCGCGGCAAGACAGGCCGTGTATACGGCAACCTGATCGGGCTGCTGACGGTGCTGAAATCCCTGCCTCTGGCGTACAACAAAGACATGCAGGAAGATAAGGAAGGCATGTTCGACACGGTTGCGACGCTGACAGGCGCCCTTCAATTGTTCGCACCGATGATTGCGACGATGAAGGTCAACAAGGGACGGATGCGGGAAGCGGTGAACACCGATTTCTCCAACGCGACGGATATTGCGGATTTCCTCGTCGGCAAAGGACTGCCGTTCCGCCAGGCGCATGAAGTCATCGGGAAGACGGTGCTGTACTGCATCAATGAAGGCAAATTCCTGCTCGATCTGACGCTGGACGAGTTCAAGCAGTTCTCGCCGTTGTTCGACGAGAATATTTATGCCGTACTTCAGCCGGAAGCGGTTGTCAATGCGCGCAATGTGTACGGCGGTACGGCAACGGTGCAGGTGCAGGCGGCGATTGGGCGGGCGGAAGAGAGTCTGCTCGAAGCGAAAAAATGGGTTGCGGAGCATGCAGCGAAACTTTAA